GTCGGGCTAAAACGAACACACCCTTTCACTTTGGAGAAACGATCACAACTGACCTGGCGAACTATCGGGGTACTGATGATGAGGAATTGAAGTGGTCAGGTTCTTACAGACAAGGACCGAAAGGTGAATATCGGCAAGAAACCACGCCTGTAGATCAGTTTGAAGGCGCTAATGCCTTTGGTCTATGTGATATGCATGGCAATATATGGGAATGGTGTCAAGACCACTGGAATGATAACTATTGGATGGCACCAACCGATGGTAGTCCTTGGTTAACCAATAACAAACAGGCACTTCGTGTTCTTCGGGGTGGTGCGTGGAACTACAACCCTTGGTTTTGCCGTTCTGCCTCTCGTGACGACTATGACCCTGGCTATCGTGGTAGTGATGTTGGTTTTCGGGTTTGTTGTTCTGCCTCCAAGGCTCTTTAGTAGCCCTCTGCTATTTTGTCCTCTTGCTCTTTTCTCTTTTTTGCGCGAAGCCTTTACCATAGGTATTCTTATGGTTTGAGAATGAAGCTATCACAGTGATGGGGTCTAAAAAGCCTGAAATCTCTCTGGTCGATCGTCAAAATCGTTGTGATGTTCAGCCGTTCTGCGATCGCCATGACACAGGCATCCACAAAATCAATTTTGCTGTCAATATACTGCTCTAAAATATTGGCAATACGAGCAAGATCAGAATCTGTGGCAGCAATCAGTTCAAAGCGGCTGCTAGATAAGCCTCTCAAAAACTGGATGACGGTGGCGATCGCTGCATCTCGCCCAATCAAATAAGCGACCTCAACCAGCACCATTTGAGGCAGTAGAATCTGTGGATATTGCAAGTAGATTGGGGCAACATCGGCGTGGCGTTGATCAGCGCGATTGACTAAAGCCACAACAAAACCTGTATCGGCTATGACTCTTTCCATGAGAACCCAGAGGTTGAACTCAATTCTTGCTGCAAGATATCTTCAGATTGGGTCGCAAGATCGGGAGAACCAGAGAATAGCCCAATTAACGGGTCTTCTATTGGGCTGGATGGACGAGTATCTACTGAAGTGGATTGCATTTCTTGGGCAACAAGTTGCATCAGTTGACTCACCAGCCGAATCTGTTCATGCAGGCTAAGTTGCTGTGCAGCGGTGAGTAGCTCTTGGATTGTCATATCGTTTCCCTCAGCGATCGTCGATTCACCAGGTCTTTGTCTTCATTGTGCCTCAGATTATTCTCAGAGGATAAAGCGAGCCAGCTATGGGGGTAGCCAGGACTAATAGAACGCTGCTCTGTCATTCTAGGTTTGTCGCCTCGATTTTTTTGACCTTTCTCATGAATGACCCTGTATGGCAGTTTAAGGTTTAGCAAATCATTTAATGCTGAAAATGTTAATTTTTTTAACGCTTGAAATCTAGCGTACAAAAACCAAACCCATAGGGTCTGGGCGCAACTTCTTCAGTGTTTTCACCAGGTTGAACCCTGCCAGAACCGCCTTTATGGTGAAGAAAATTTCTGAGGTTCTTCCCTATGGCTTTCATCACTCCCACTCAGCTTTTCACGGGTTATCAGTTACTCGGTTCTGGTGAAGCAGCTCCAGCAGAGGGTGTTTTTGTTCCCTTAACTTCATTAACTAATCTCACAGCGGGTGAAGCTAATACCTCAACCGGAGATGCCCGAAAGGTGCTGTTTGAGCTTTGCCGGACTGCCTTTAATGCCTACGCTGCGATGGATGCCGCTGCTAGACCCTCCCGTATGACCATCACACGAGCCACCCCGACTGGAGTAGATGCCAGCAAGGTTAGACAAGGCTATACCATCACCTTTGATTTAGATGTCAGCAACGCTGATGTTGCCGCTGAAAGCTAACCCCTAAGTTTGGGCGATCGCACTTTTTGAAATGACAAACTTAGGAGAACACAGCAATGGGACTAAATCGGTATGACTCACGAGATGAAGTGTATGTAAACCCGTTTCAAGGGTCGGGCATCAATTACGGCTTTCTAACCAACGTCAACAGCGAGAGAAGAGGAGTTTTAGGGCATACAGCAGTTGATCGGTCTGCCCTGCCACCCGCGATCGTTTTTGGGGCGAATGCGCCTAAACCAGGTAGAGCCTCCCGAAAATTTGCCGATGGACATGCCGCCAGTTTCTACGATATTGCTCAAGTGGCGGCACTGAGAAGTGCAGGATGGAGCCTCACCCGTCCGTTCATTCGACGGGCGCGAACGTCTGATCTAGCCTCAACCCGCTTTGTCACTGTTGGCGGAATTAAGTATGCATGGCAGTTGAACAACACGACAGCCACTCGCATCGGGGGTGATCTGGCAGGGCTGGGAGTTCAGACTCCCACTCAGAACGATCGCGATCTGGTGTTTGGAGCATCCTACCCCAAACCTCCCAGAGCCGTGAGAATCACCGATACAGGGTCGAGCCAGGATAGTGTCTCAACCTTTGCCGACCCATCACGAGCGGATAGCCTACCTGCTGGATGGAGGATTCAGGGTCGTGAATTTGTCGCCTAGTCTGCTCATTCTGCCGGGTGATCCAGAGTTTGACCTGACGTTATCGTGCAGCCTTCCACCCGGTTGGGTGGAGGTTGCGAGGCACATGAGTCAGCAGATCGCCTTTGTTGCCTCTGCTGACTCTGGTTTGCTTCGACCTGCCACAAATGCAGAGCTGACTGAGTATCTCTATGGCGGTGAATATGGCGAGCGATTGAATGAGCTGGAGTTAGGTCATGACCTGGGTAAAGATCTATGACCAGAGACTAGAACAACAGTCGGGGCAAGCCATTCCCACCGTTGTTTTAGAGGGGTTGAGTTGCAGAAGATTAAACTTCTCATGCACCTCTGAAAATCCCCGTCCTACCTGGAGGAAAGCACTCGATTTAGTACAGTTCGTACAATTCCCCATCATCGATGCTCCTAATTTGGAGTTCTTTCGCAGGTCAATCCCACTCAATCAGCACAAAATCATTGACCTACCGAGCTTTGTTCCTGCTACGACTTACTCACTCCAGCTAAAAATTCCTCACTGGCTTGAAAACATCACTATCCAGCTTTGGGAGTTTCAGGGGGAGATTAACCCGATCGTTCTACCCTTGCGGTCGCCCGGTTTTATTCTGCCCTTTGCAGGTCAGTTGCCCGATTCAGGTTACATCCTTGAGCCAGATGGCTACTATATTTTGCTGACATCTAACACGGTGCGAACCTTGGGGAATGCTTCATCCGGAGCAAACATTGCTCAAGACTGGGCACAAACCCTGTTTAAGCATTTGTGGGTGTCTTACCCAAATGAAATCTGCCCAGTTTACTCCCTTGGTAGTAAAGCCAATCGGGGCACCTCTGCCGATGAGGATTGGCAGGGCGATCGGCAAATTGCTTTACCTGATTTAAGAGGTCGAACATTCATCGGAGCGGGTGTGGTAGACACTGTAACCCGCACACGCGGAACATTTATCGGTCAAGACTCGATGATTCTCACCATTAATCACCTGCCTTCTCATAATCACCCTGGCAGTGCGATCGCCAATGCGGGCACTCACTTTCATACAGCCTCGACCGATGCTCAAGGCTATCACAGTCATACAGGGGGAACGGGTGCCGCTGGCAGTCATGCCCACTCATTCGATGCTCATGGCAATGCAGCGATCGGCAACTTTAGACCGCTTAGAAGTAACAACGCAGGGACATACAACACCCTCAGCACCTCTACGGTAGGTGATCATGCTCACTCAATTGGAGCTGACGGTTTACACGGTCATAATGTCTCAATTCAATGGGCAGGGGATCACGCTCATGGTTTAACCATCACGAGTCAAGGTTTGGGGAATCCCTTGAGCCTAATTCAACGTTCAATCGTAGAACACTATCTCATCTCCAGTGGAGCCAGATGACTTATGAATAGTGAATTGACAAATCTTTTAATTGGCTTAGCAGGGTTAGGCTTAGGAGTCATTACAACTGGAGCCGCTGGGTTGACCTGGTATGTCAACGGCAAAACTAAAGCATATGCGGCTGAACGAGATTTTGCCCATATCAAGCGCAACTATGAGCAAGCTCAGCAAGCCTTGTGTAGTTTGCAAGAGGATAATGACAAATTACACGATACTTTGATTGAGATGAAGGCTTACATCCTTGGAATTTCCAATCGGTTAGAGGGAATTGCAGCTAGATTGGACAGTGCCACAGGTGGATGGAGTCGTCGAAATGAGGGGTAATCTCACTTATTATATAGACTTAATTTTAGGCAACCTAAAGACTAGAATTAGGAGAATGCTCTCTAGGTGGGGATCAGAGAGAGTTAGATGGGGGACTCATAAGCCCAAGGTCGCAGGTTCAAATCCCGCCTGAGCCATCTTTTTACTCAAAACTGAATCCTCACATCCTAGATTTAGCAAGGGATGTGGGGATTCTGACTTTTGTAAACCATCTTAGATGTAGAGATCGAAATAGATTGACCTCTCAGCCCATCTCGACTTCTTATAGCTGGGTAGTGTTTCAGACCTGTTGCTACTAACCCCTGGCTGTCGCCGTCCCCCTTACCAAGGGGGACTACAGGGGGTCTTACAGAGGTTATCAACAGGTTTGGAACACCACCTTATAGCTGAAGCATGAACTGCCGAATTTGCTTGAGAAACTGGTTGCGACGGGGAATTGTGAAACTCTGCATCGACATTGATTCAGGTCAACGTTGAATCATTTCAGGTTGAAGTTGAATTGATGCAGGTCTAGGGTTAATTCTGTTCACATTTGAATATTAATTCAGAAGAGGTAATATCTCTTTAGATAGCCCCCTGCACCTGAGACCTACGGTATGAGTGGTTCAGCCAAAAAGAAGAAACCGATTCTGAAACTTGCTGCTTTAGATGAACCAGAGGGACAGGTGCCCTTAGAGTCGCCGTTTTATGTAGAGCGTCCCCCTATAGAAGCCCGATGTTATGAGGCGATCGCCAAACCAGGGGCATTGATTCGGATCAAGGCACCCCGGCAGATGGGCAAATCTTCCCTGATGCTCCGGATCTTCAGTTACGGCAATGACCAGGATTACCAGTCGGCAGTGTTGAACTTTCAACTGGTGGATCGGGAATCCCTCAGCAGCCTGGATCAGTTTTTGCAGTGGTTCTGTACCAGCATTACGGGTGAGCTGAATCTAGACGATCGGCTGGCGGATTTCTGGAAGGGGACTGTCAGCCCCAAAAACAAATGCACCAATTACTTCCAACGATATCTGCTGCCGACGGTGAACTGCCCCATCGTGCTCTGCCTGGATGAAGTGGATCAGGTGTTTGAGTATCCGACGATCGCCACTGATTTTTTTGGCATGTTACGGGCATGGCATGAGGACGCCAAGATTAAGCCCATCTGGAAAAACCTGCGTCTGGTGATCGTCCATTCTAAGGAAGTCTACATCCCCCTAAACATTAACCAATCTCCGTTTAATGTGGGAGTGCCGATTGAACTGCCTCCGCTGACCCAGGCACAGGTGGGAGATTTGGTGCAGCGTCATGGGCTGACCTGGGGTGAGGCTGAACTGCCACAATTGATGGGCATGGTGGGTGGTCATCCCTATCTGGTACGGATGGCTCTCTATCAGGTGGCACGGGAGGAACTGTCACTGGCGCAACTGTTGCAGATTGCCCCAACGGAAGGGGGACTGTATGGCGAACATCTGCGGCGACATTTGCTGAATCTGGAAGGTGACACGGAGTTGTTAGCCGCCATGAAGCAGGTAATTGCAGTGGATCAGCCCATTTCCATTGGCACCAGTGAGGCGTTTAAGCTGACCAGTCTGGGGCTGGTGCGGTTTGAGGGCAGCTGTGTGGTGCCAATGTGCAACCTCTATCGCCAGTATTTTCGGGAACGTTTGCTGGATCTGGAGGATGAAGAGCGGGAGGCGATCGCCCCCATCCCTACTCCCTCACTCCCCAATCCCCAACTCCCCGCCGCTCCAGCCGAACCCACCCCCGAAATCTACCTCTCCTACGCCTGGGGCGGTGAAAGAGAAGACTTTGTCAACCAACTGGATGCAGCATTTCAGGGCAAGGGGGTGACGCTGATCCGGGATAAGCGCAACCTGGGATATAAGGGCTTGATCAAAGAGTTTATGGAGCGGATCGGGCGTGGCAAGTGTGTGATTGCGGTGATCAGTGACAAGTATCTGAAATCGCCCAACTGTATGTTTGAACTGGTGCAGATTGCAGAGAACGGTCAGTTTCACGATCGCATCTTTCCCGTTGTTTTAGCGGATGCCCAAATCTATGACCCGATAGAACGGATCGAGTACGTGCGCTACTGGGAAGACCGGATCAAGAAATTGGAAGAGGCTATGCATGGTGTTTCTCCTGCCAATTTGCAGGGATTTCGGGAAGAGATCGACCAGTACACGCAAATTCGCCATACGATTGCGGGATTAACAGGCATTCTGAAGAATATGAATACGCTGACCTCAGAGATGCATAGCCAGTCTGAGTTTGATGAGCTATTTCAAGCGATCGCCACGAAACTCGCGGAGTAAGGCAATGGTAGATACCCCCTCTCATGCTTCCCCCGGTTCTCCCCACGTTGATGCCTATCAGGTGGGGGGTAGTCTGCCCGCCGATGCTTCGACCTATGTGAAACGGCAGGCGGATGATGTTTTCTATCAGGCTCTCAAAGCTGGAGAGTTTTGCTATGTGCTGAATTCGCGGCAGATGGGGAAGTCCAGCCTGAAGGTGCAGACGATGCAGCGATTGCTGGAAGACGGGGTTGCCTGTGCGGCGATCGACCTGACCCGCATTGGCACTGCTGATATGGAGCCAGAGCAGTGGTACAGCAGTGTGATCGACAGTATCGTCAGCAGCCTGGAGCTTTACGACACTTTTGACTTGTATAGCTGGTGGGAGGAGCATCGGCTGCTGACCTTTGTGCGTCGCTTTGACAAGTTTATCGATGAGGTACTGCTGCCTGCTATTTCCCAGCCGATTGTCATTTTCATTGATGAAATTGACAGCGTTCTCAGTATGCCTTTCAAGCTGGATGATTTCTTTGCCCTGCTTCGGGACTGGTATAACCGTCGAGCAGAGAAGCCCACCTATCGACGGCTAACTCTGGCATTGCTGGGGGTCACAACTCCGGCAGATCTGATTTCAGACAAACAGCGAACTCCTTTCAATATCGGTCGTCCCATTGATTTGATGGGATTTCAACTGGAGGAAGCCCAGCCGTTAATGCAGGGATTGGCAGTCAAAGTGAGCCAACCGGAACCGT
Above is a genomic segment from Oscillatoria sp. FACHB-1407 containing:
- a CDS encoding AAA-like domain-containing protein, coding for MSGSAKKKKPILKLAALDEPEGQVPLESPFYVERPPIEARCYEAIAKPGALIRIKAPRQMGKSSLMLRIFSYGNDQDYQSAVLNFQLVDRESLSSLDQFLQWFCTSITGELNLDDRLADFWKGTVSPKNKCTNYFQRYLLPTVNCPIVLCLDEVDQVFEYPTIATDFFGMLRAWHEDAKIKPIWKNLRLVIVHSKEVYIPLNINQSPFNVGVPIELPPLTQAQVGDLVQRHGLTWGEAELPQLMGMVGGHPYLVRMALYQVAREELSLAQLLQIAPTEGGLYGEHLRRHLLNLEGDTELLAAMKQVIAVDQPISIGTSEAFKLTSLGLVRFEGSCVVPMCNLYRQYFRERLLDLEDEEREAIAPIPTPSLPNPQLPAAPAEPTPEIYLSYAWGGEREDFVNQLDAAFQGKGVTLIRDKRNLGYKGLIKEFMERIGRGKCVIAVISDKYLKSPNCMFELVQIAENGQFHDRIFPVVLADAQIYDPIERIEYVRYWEDRIKKLEEAMHGVSPANLQGFREEIDQYTQIRHTIAGLTGILKNMNTLTSEMHSQSEFDELFQAIATKLAE
- a CDS encoding formylglycine-generating enzyme family protein: MSLTLTKRQARNQYYDEPFAKGVLPLRMMLIPAGTFLMGSPETELDRGDTEDPQHEVTLSQFFMSKYPVTQDQWRQVARSLPPVARKLDPEPSGFKGDKRPVEQVSWYDAVEFCERLSIYTGRVYRLPTEAEWEYACRAKTNTPFHFGETITTDLANYRGTDDEELKWSGSYRQGPKGEYRQETTPVDQFEGANAFGLCDMHGNIWEWCQDHWNDNYWMAPTDGSPWLTNNKQALRVLRGGAWNYNPWFCRSASRDDYDPGYRGSDVGFRVCCSASKAL
- a CDS encoding type II toxin-antitoxin system VapC family toxin, which translates into the protein MERVIADTGFVVALVNRADQRHADVAPIYLQYPQILLPQMVLVEVAYLIGRDAAIATVIQFLRGLSSSRFELIAATDSDLARIANILEQYIDSKIDFVDACVMAIAERLNITTILTIDQRDFRLFRPHHCDSFILKP